The following coding sequences lie in one Spinacia oleracea cultivar Varoflay chromosome 1, BTI_SOV_V1, whole genome shotgun sequence genomic window:
- the LOC110793225 gene encoding putative disease resistance RPP13-like protein 1 encodes MKQLKTNLASLKNGEWRMVNGETTSFLKETYVEEMGIPGRILTPKYDEIKYHLEVEEDMRLFCIIFSHDYEFREETLIQLWIARGTSFTSKKDKYKENVGMIKEDVAILKVIEPSLDSSKDDLSSVRLGKRPSSRSKDDINQTFEEDLHVSWVGDDIDERSSKALRKKIYNLKAFFLCKNASSINKVPRYVFFALKLEVLHLGGTLIKKLPGEIGNLVELRYLDLSFTPIEVIPDNLKCLSKLETLNLNNCERMLRLPGEMRKLTSLEHLELDVLGQLTIMPRGLGALTRLESLSTFLVHNDEGRRIIELKNMDNLKGSFCISKLENVANPSEAGEASLRKKKFIKELEFRWSDTQGKWDMSSSHHNEILHFLRLNSNLEQLCIACYGGRNIMNWIGNPSFHMLPSITLFKWYNAELLPCLGHLPSLNFLSFMEMNVVKEIGTKFGGSKDESFCKLETLELIGFSQLERWKVGHESDYKRLCKLVIEQCPKLTSVPSSLLQLHTLQHLEILHCKSLTSLLDKQLSTSLTYCGFPGDFATL; translated from the exons atgaagcaattaaagaccAACCTTGCGTCCTTGAAGAATGGCGAATGGCGAATGGTGAATGGTGAGACTACCTC ATTTCTAAAGGAGACATATGTCGAGGAG ATGGGAATTCCTGGAAGAATTTTAACCCCGAAAT ATGACGAGATCAAGTATCATTTGGAAGTTGAGGAGGATATGAGGCTCTTCTGCATAATATTCTCTCATGATTATGAATTCAGAGAAGAAACTCTAATACAATTGTGGATAGCAAGAGG AACTAGCTTCACAAGTAAAAAGGACAAGTACAAAGAAAATGTAGGCATGATTAAAGAGGATGTTGCTATTTTGAAGGTCATTGAGCCTTCACTTGATTCGTCAAAGGATGATCTTTCTAGTGTGAGACTTGGCAAGCGGCCCTCATCTCGGTCAAAGGATGATATTAATCAGA CTTTTGAAGAAGACCTGCATGTGTCCTGGGTGGGTGATGATATTGATGAGAGAAGTAGTAAGGCCTTGAGGAAGAAAATCTACAACTTGAAAGCATTTTTTCTTTGTAAGAATGCTTCCAGTATCAATAAAGTACCACGATATGTGTTTTTTGCTCTCAAGCTAGAGGTACTTCATTTAGGTGGAACTCTCATCAAAAAGTTGCCAGGTGAAATAGGTAATTTGGTGGAGCTAAGGTATCTTGATCTTTCATTTACACCAATTGAGGTAATACCTGATAACTTAAAATGCCTTTCTAAGTTGGAAACCTTAAATCTCAATAATTGTGAACGCATGTTGAGGTTACCTGGAGAAATGAGGAAGCTAACCTCCCTTGAACATCTTGAACTTGATGTCCTCGGCCAATTAACAATAATGCCAAGAGGGTTGGGAGCACTTACAAGGCTTGAGAGCTTATCTACATTTCTGGTTCATAATGATGAGGGTCGTAGAATCATAGAGTTGAAGAATATGGATAACCTTAAGGGAAGTTTTTGCATATCAAAATTGGAAAATGTTGCAAATCCTAGTGAGGCAGGGGAGGCCTCTCTGAGGAAGAAGAAGTTCATAAAAGAGTTAGAGTTTAGGTGGAGTGACACACAAGGAAAATGGGATATGAGTAGTAGCCATCATAATGAGATTCTTCATTTTCTTCGCCTAAACTCCAACTTGGAGCAGCTATGCATAGCATGTTATGGTGGAAGAAACATTATGAATTGGATAGGCAATCCTTCGTTTCACATGCTCCCTAGCATTACCCTCTTCAAATGGTATAATGCTGAACTACTTCCTTGTTTGGGACATCTACCGTCTCTCAACTTCTTAAGTTTTATGGAAATGAATGTCGTGAAAGAGATTGGAACTAAATTTGGAGGGTCTAAAGATGAATCATTTTGCAAGCTAGAGACACTTGAACTCATTGGGTTCTCTCAATTGGAAAGATGGAAAGTTGGACACGAAAGCGATTATAAGCGTCTTTGCAAGCTCGTTATAGAGCAATGCCCAAAGCTGACTTCAGTTCCGTCATCCCTTCTGCAACTCCATACCCTCCAGCATTTGGAAATACTACATTGTAAATCTCTCACTTCATTGCTTGATAAACAATTGTCGACTTCTCTG